In Anaerolineales bacterium, the following proteins share a genomic window:
- a CDS encoding tetratricopeptide repeat protein: MYLRGSRWHMQRQRNKRRSNPAFIGLLVMLILAALYFNSYVVPTIPLPQAPTPTATRDPESFITAAQTAFSEGNLLNAIEGYQQAIMLSPGNPSLYLELARVQVLSGRYEAAQTSASNALLLSPDNPTGHAILGWTLNYLGDRAGAEAALRRALQLDPNSALAHAFYAEYLADMQEYTQAGEESRIALELDNTLLEVRRARGYVLETTANYEEAAFEYEQAMAINDRIAGLHLALGRTYRAQERYDDAIEQFVIADSLNPTDPIPNTQIGLIYITTGEFGRAVQAMLQAASEDPGNPIRHGNLGVAYYRNRQSVEAIDAFTLAIRGGMTETGVPVQGLPLQYGQVATFYYMYGLSLAREGRCAEALPISQALIAAVPDDLIAVSNAEEMVAICSGESS; the protein is encoded by the coding sequence ATGTATCTGCGTGGCTCCCGCTGGCATATGCAGCGCCAGCGTAACAAGCGCCGTTCGAATCCGGCGTTCATTGGTTTATTGGTGATGTTGATCCTGGCCGCCCTGTACTTCAATAGTTATGTGGTGCCAACGATCCCCTTGCCCCAGGCGCCTACCCCCACCGCCACCCGCGATCCCGAGTCGTTCATTACTGCGGCCCAAACCGCCTTCAGCGAGGGCAACCTGCTCAACGCTATCGAAGGCTATCAGCAGGCGATCATGCTCTCGCCGGGCAACCCTTCGCTTTATTTGGAACTGGCCCGCGTGCAGGTGCTCTCCGGGCGCTACGAGGCCGCGCAGACCTCGGCCTCCAACGCGCTGTTGCTCAGCCCGGATAATCCCACCGGCCATGCCATCCTGGGCTGGACCTTGAACTACCTCGGCGATCGCGCCGGGGCCGAGGCCGCCCTGCGGCGTGCCCTGCAGCTCGACCCGAACAGCGCGCTGGCGCACGCCTTCTACGCCGAATACCTGGCCGATATGCAGGAGTACACCCAGGCCGGCGAGGAATCGCGCATCGCCCTGGAGTTGGATAACACCTTGCTTGAGGTGCGCCGCGCCCGTGGCTATGTACTCGAAACCACCGCTAATTACGAAGAAGCCGCTTTTGAATATGAGCAGGCCATGGCGATCAACGATCGCATTGCCGGCCTGCACCTGGCGCTCGGGCGCACCTATCGCGCCCAGGAACGCTACGATGACGCCATTGAGCAATTCGTCATCGCCGATTCGCTCAACCCCACCGATCCGATCCCCAATACCCAGATCGGCCTGATCTACATCACCACGGGGGAGTTTGGCCGTGCCGTTCAGGCCATGCTGCAGGCGGCCAGCGAAGACCCCGGCAACCCCATCCGCCACGGCAATCTAGGCGTGGCCTACTATCGCAATCGCCAATCTGTCGAGGCGATCGATGCCTTCACCCTGGCGATCCGCGGCGGCATGACCGAAACCGGCGTGCCGGTGCAGGGCTTGCCACTGCAATACGGACAGGTGGCCACCTTCTATTACATGTACGGCCTCTCGCTGGCCCGTGAAGGCCGCTGCGCCGAAGCCCTGCCCATCTCGCAAGCGCTCATCGCCGCCGTGCCGGATGATTTGATCGCCGTCTCCAATGCCGAAGAAATGGTGGCGATCTGCTCGGGGGAGAGCAGCTAA
- a CDS encoding tetratricopeptide repeat protein encodes MRVPSRRYLFYNPGRQSNPWRLLLWGVLIMVGLSALRGIQAGEIEPLFLPTATPTRSATSYREEGTAFFNAGNLDAAIDAYQDALAVNPGDYVGWTELARIQTYSASLLTQDRRRTRMSEARQSIDSAVAIAPQDSMANAVRAFVYNWSGSSAANAAERQAYISEASTAAILAVQLDNRNVLAQAYQAEILVDQQQYDQARQRIEMAVALEPNSVDTRRIYAYVLEASGAYSAAIEQYKLAAELAPNLTFLYISIGQNYRQLGLHDQALEYFDRAATINKALGVSDPLPYIAIAKTYSRDGEFYAAALNAESAIALDPTNPDWYGQLGIVRFRSRNYEGSIPVLLCAVNGCSAEENTEQAVAVTGLTLNDASLPYYYTLGSVLSALDQCAQAFPVLEALRASYAADPVVMGIVEESAQVCANLAARSQPTATPQPEASPTP; translated from the coding sequence ATGCGCGTGCCAAGCCGCCGTTACCTGTTCTACAATCCGGGGCGCCAATCCAACCCCTGGCGCCTGCTGCTGTGGGGGGTGCTGATCATGGTGGGGCTCAGCGCGCTGCGCGGCATCCAGGCCGGCGAGATCGAGCCACTGTTCCTGCCCACCGCTACGCCCACGCGCAGTGCCACCTCCTATCGTGAGGAGGGCACCGCCTTCTTCAACGCCGGCAACCTGGATGCAGCCATCGACGCCTACCAGGATGCGCTGGCGGTCAACCCCGGCGATTACGTCGGCTGGACTGAGCTGGCACGCATTCAAACTTACTCGGCCAGCCTGCTCACCCAGGATCGCCGCCGCACGCGCATGTCCGAGGCACGCCAAAGCATCGATAGCGCCGTGGCGATTGCTCCGCAAGACAGCATGGCCAACGCGGTGCGCGCCTTCGTCTACAACTGGAGTGGCAGCTCGGCCGCCAATGCGGCCGAACGCCAGGCCTACATCTCCGAGGCCAGCACCGCCGCCATTCTGGCCGTGCAGTTGGATAACCGCAATGTGCTGGCGCAGGCCTACCAGGCGGAGATCCTGGTGGACCAGCAGCAGTATGACCAGGCGCGCCAACGCATTGAGATGGCCGTGGCGCTTGAGCCCAATTCGGTGGATACGCGCCGCATCTACGCCTATGTGCTCGAAGCCAGCGGCGCCTATTCCGCGGCCATCGAGCAGTACAAGCTGGCCGCCGAGTTGGCGCCTAACCTCACCTTCCTCTATATCTCCATCGGGCAGAACTATCGCCAGCTCGGCCTGCATGACCAGGCGCTGGAATACTTTGACCGCGCCGCGACGATCAACAAGGCGCTCGGCGTATCCGACCCCTTGCCTTACATCGCCATCGCCAAGACCTATTCGCGCGATGGGGAGTTTTACGCCGCGGCGCTGAACGCCGAAAGCGCCATCGCCCTCGACCCGACCAACCCGGATTGGTATGGCCAGTTGGGGATTGTGCGCTTTCGCTCGCGCAACTACGAAGGCTCGATCCCCGTGCTGCTGTGTGCTGTAAATGGCTGCTCGGCCGAAGAGAACACCGAGCAAGCGGTGGCGGTTACCGGGCTGACGCTTAACGATGCTTCGCTGCCCTACTACTACACGCTCGGTTCGGTGCTTTCGGCGCTCGATCAGTGCGCCCAGGCCTTCCCGGTGCTGGAAGCGCTGCGCGCCTCATACGCGGCCGATCCGGTGGTGATGGGCATCGTCGAGGAGAGTGCCCAAGTGTGCGCCAACCTGGCCGCCCGCTCACAGCCCACCGCCACGCCGCAGCCCGAAGCCAGCCCCACGCCGTAG
- a CDS encoding helix-turn-helix transcriptional regulator, producing MKNRLKVLRAERDWSQADLAQRLNVSRQTINAIETGKYNPSLELAFALAALFERTIEEIFTPGDTA from the coding sequence ATGAAGAATCGCCTGAAAGTGCTACGGGCGGAGCGGGATTGGTCGCAAGCCGATCTGGCCCAACGTCTCAATGTGTCGCGCCAGACGATCAACGCAATCGAGACCGGCAAGTACAACCCCAGCCTGGAGCTGGCCTTTGCCCTGGCGGCCTTGTTCGAGCGCACGATTGAGGAGATCTTCACCCCCGGCGATACGGCCTAA
- the groL gene encoding chaperonin GroEL (60 kDa chaperone family; promotes refolding of misfolded polypeptides especially under stressful conditions; forms two stacked rings of heptamers to form a barrel-shaped 14mer; ends can be capped by GroES; misfolded proteins enter the barrel where they are refolded when GroES binds) has protein sequence MAKQLVFSEEARRHLLRGVDAVAEAVVTTLGPKGRNVALDRKFGAPTVTHDGVTVAKEIELENPFENMGAQLLKEAASKTNDIAGDGTTTSTLLAHAIVTDGMKNLAAGANPMLLKRGIEAATKAVSDEIKKQAIEIKTKADIANVASVSAQDRTIGELISDVFDKVGNDGVITVEDSQGLQFETEYVEGMQFDRGYLSAYFVTNPETMEAVIEDAQVLIHDKKISAAQDMVPLLEKLVQTGKRNLVIIAEDVDGEALATLVLNKLRGMLNVLAVKAPGFGDRRKAMLQDIAVLTGATVISEEVGRKLESATLEDLGQAEKIVSDKDNTTVVGGKGDEKAIKGRIEEIRVEKENSTSDYDKEKLDERLAKLSGGVAIIRVGAATETELKEKKHRVEDAVSATRAAIEEGIVPGGGVALLNARSVLDKLKVNGEDEKVGVQIVRRALEQPMRRIAQNAGQDGSVIVDGVLRQHAELKKNTIGFDVLAEDFVDMVEKGWIDPAKVTRGALENAASIAAMILTTEALITDKPEEHPAPAAGGGHMPEY, from the coding sequence ATGGCAAAACAACTCGTCTTTTCTGAAGAAGCACGCCGCCACTTGCTGCGCGGGGTGGATGCCGTGGCCGAAGCCGTGGTCACCACCCTGGGCCCCAAGGGCCGCAACGTGGCGCTCGACCGCAAGTTCGGCGCGCCCACCGTCACGCATGACGGTGTGACCGTGGCCAAGGAAATTGAGCTGGAGAACCCGTTTGAGAACATGGGCGCCCAGTTGCTCAAGGAAGCCGCCTCCAAGACCAACGACATCGCCGGTGACGGCACCACCACCAGCACCCTGCTGGCGCATGCCATCGTCACCGACGGCATGAAGAACCTGGCCGCTGGCGCCAATCCCATGCTGCTCAAGCGCGGCATCGAGGCCGCCACCAAGGCCGTCTCCGATGAGATCAAGAAGCAGGCGATCGAGATCAAGACCAAGGCCGACATCGCTAACGTGGCCTCCGTCTCGGCTCAGGACCGCACCATCGGTGAGCTCATCTCCGATGTCTTCGACAAAGTCGGCAACGATGGCGTCATCACCGTGGAAGACTCCCAGGGTCTGCAGTTCGAAACCGAGTACGTGGAAGGTATGCAGTTTGACCGCGGCTACCTCTCCGCCTACTTCGTCACCAACCCTGAGACGATGGAAGCCGTGATCGAGGATGCCCAGGTGCTGATCCACGACAAGAAGATCAGCGCGGCGCAAGACATGGTGCCCCTGCTGGAGAAGCTGGTGCAGACCGGCAAGCGCAACCTGGTGATCATCGCCGAGGATGTGGACGGCGAAGCGCTGGCCACCCTGGTGCTGAACAAGCTGCGCGGCATGCTCAATGTGCTGGCCGTCAAAGCCCCCGGCTTTGGTGACCGCCGCAAGGCGATGCTCCAGGATATCGCCGTGCTGACCGGCGCCACCGTCATCTCTGAGGAAGTCGGCCGCAAGCTGGAATCCGCCACCCTCGAAGACCTCGGCCAGGCCGAGAAGATCGTCTCCGACAAGGACAACACCACCGTCGTAGGCGGCAAGGGTGACGAGAAGGCCATCAAGGGCCGCATCGAAGAGATCCGCGTCGAGAAAGAAAATAGCACCAGCGACTATGACAAAGAGAAGCTCGACGAGCGTCTGGCCAAGCTCTCCGGCGGCGTTGCCATCATTCGTGTGGGCGCCGCTACCGAGACTGAGCTGAAGGAAAAGAAGCACCGCGTGGAAGACGCTGTCTCCGCGACCCGCGCCGCGATTGAAGAGGGCATTGTGCCCGGTGGTGGTGTCGCGCTGCTCAACGCTCGCAGCGTGCTCGACAAGCTGAAAGTGAACGGCGAGGACGAGAAGGTGGGCGTGCAGATCGTGCGCCGCGCCCTCGAGCAGCCCATGCGCCGCATCGCCCAGAACGCCGGCCAGGATGGCTCGGTCATCGTGGACGGTGTGCTGCGCCAGCACGCCGAGCTGAAGAAGAACACCATTGGCTTTGATGTGCTCGCCGAAGACTTTGTGGACATGGTAGAGAAGGGCTGGATCGACCCCGCCAAGGTTACGCGTGGCGCGCTCGAGAACGCCGCGTCCATCGCCGCCATGATCCTCACCACTGAGGCGCTCATCACTGATAAGCCTGAGGAGCACCCGGCCCCCGCCGCTGGCGGCGGCCACATGCCGGAGTACTAG
- the groES gene encoding co-chaperone GroES: MAQNLKPLADRVLVEPIEDEEITAGGIVLPETAKEKPQRGKILAAGPGGRDDDGKVIPMEVSVGDTVLFAKYAGTEIKVEGKKLMILRQSDLLAIVG; this comes from the coding sequence ATGGCTCAGAATCTCAAACCGCTCGCCGACCGCGTCTTGGTGGAGCCCATCGAGGACGAGGAGATCACCGCGGGCGGCATCGTGCTGCCGGAAACCGCCAAGGAAAAGCCGCAGCGCGGCAAGATCCTCGCCGCCGGCCCGGGTGGGCGCGATGACGATGGCAAGGTGATCCCCATGGAAGTCAGCGTGGGCGACACTGTGCTGTTTGCCAAGTACGCCGGCACCGAGATCAAGGTTGAAGGCAAGAAGCTGATGATCTTGCGCCAGTCTGACCTGCTGGCCATCGTAGGCTAA
- a CDS encoding YdcF family protein, whose translation MFRRIVLIVIALALLVGLHAGGMAALRIRQYAHIDETQPADVAIVLGAAAWHNRPSPVFAERINHAIELYRLGYVRQLIFTGGYGRNPQVADSEIAREYALQRGVLASAIHVETNSTDTEENLVEAQKLMQSLGYTSALLVSDPLHMYRAQQLASELGMQTFSSPTPTSRYRSTLARTVFTLREVYSLFMHWIEEVQAQ comes from the coding sequence ATGTTTCGGCGCATTGTTTTGATTGTCATCGCGCTGGCTTTGTTGGTCGGTCTGCATGCCGGCGGCATGGCCGCCTTGCGCATCCGCCAATATGCCCATATCGATGAAACCCAGCCGGCCGACGTAGCGATTGTGCTCGGGGCGGCCGCCTGGCACAACCGGCCCTCGCCGGTGTTTGCCGAGCGTATCAACCACGCCATTGAGCTGTATCGTTTGGGCTATGTGCGCCAACTGATCTTTACCGGTGGCTATGGCCGCAACCCGCAAGTGGCTGATTCGGAGATCGCGCGCGAGTATGCCTTGCAGCGCGGCGTGCTCGCCTCGGCAATTCATGTGGAAACCAATTCCACGGATACGGAAGAGAACCTGGTCGAGGCGCAGAAGCTCATGCAATCGCTGGGCTACACTAGCGCCCTGCTCGTTAGTGATCCCTTGCATATGTACCGCGCCCAACAACTGGCCAGCGAACTGGGCATGCAGACCTTCTCCTCGCCTACGCCCACCAGCCGCTACCGCTCCACGCTGGCGCGCACGGTCTTCACCTTGCGCGAGGTGTACTCGCTCTTCATGCACTGGATAGAGGAAGTACAGGCTCAATAA
- the trmD gene encoding tRNA (guanosine(37)-N1)-methyltransferase TrmD — MQVDVFTLFPELFPAYLEASILGRAQQANLLSVGVHNIREYATDKHQVTDDTPFGGGGGMVMKPEPIFAAVEAVLGAPPAAPVILLSPQGRVFTQAIAQELAQQPRLALLCGRYEGVDERVRQHLATDEISIGDFVLTGGELPALLLIDAVARNLPGVLGQADGALTDSHATGLLEGPHYTRPAEFRGWGVPPELLSGDHARIARWRRQQALRRTAQRRPDLLAKAELSDEDRKLLDESDN, encoded by the coding sequence ATGCAAGTAGACGTCTTCACCCTCTTTCCTGAGCTCTTTCCTGCCTACCTCGAAGCCAGCATTCTCGGCCGCGCCCAGCAGGCCAATTTGCTTTCGGTGGGCGTGCACAACATTCGCGAGTACGCCACCGACAAGCATCAGGTAACCGATGACACCCCCTTTGGCGGCGGCGGCGGCATGGTGATGAAGCCCGAGCCGATCTTCGCCGCGGTCGAGGCCGTGCTGGGCGCCCCGCCGGCGGCGCCGGTGATCCTGCTCAGCCCGCAGGGCCGCGTGTTCACCCAGGCCATCGCCCAGGAGCTGGCCCAGCAGCCGCGGCTGGCCTTGCTGTGCGGCCGCTACGAAGGCGTGGACGAGCGCGTGCGCCAGCACCTCGCCACCGACGAGATCTCGATCGGTGATTTTGTGCTCACCGGCGGCGAGCTGCCCGCACTGCTGCTCATCGACGCCGTGGCGCGCAACCTGCCCGGCGTGCTGGGCCAGGCGGATGGCGCCCTCACCGATTCGCACGCCACCGGCCTGCTCGAGGGCCCGCACTACACACGCCCCGCTGAGTTCCGCGGCTGGGGCGTGCCGCCTGAGCTGCTCTCCGGCGACCATGCGCGCATTGCCCGCTGGCGCCGCCAGCAGGCCTTGCGCCGCACCGCGCAGCGCCGGCCGGATCTGCTCGCCAAGGCCGAGTTGAGCGACGAAGATCGCAAGCTGCTGGATGAGAGTGATAACTGA
- the prmA gene encoding 50S ribosomal protein L11 methyltransferase — protein sequence MTASWLRIALEVDPEQAEAVSEALARYIPGGIVIESTAIEANAEDEGRAVGALRVLGYIPQDEQLEERRARIEQALRYLALIQPLPAPQYEPVQEQNWMEAWKRHYKPFTIGERLHIVPAWLADGATAEGGRVQVRIEPGMAFGTGVHPTTQLCLQLVEQCVQPGNTIIDIGCGSAILAIAAKKLGAGQALGVDIDPQSMDNARENAALNHVEIEIGLGSVAEVLAGEYSLQQADVVLANILAPVLVRLLAAGLGRLVAPGGTLVLSGILNEQEPELRRALAAAGFGILTEQRSGDWLALAAQAIKL from the coding sequence ATGACCGCATCCTGGTTACGAATTGCACTCGAAGTTGATCCTGAGCAGGCCGAAGCGGTCTCTGAGGCGTTGGCGCGTTATATCCCCGGCGGCATCGTCATCGAAAGCACTGCCATCGAAGCCAATGCGGAGGATGAGGGCCGCGCGGTGGGGGCGTTGCGCGTACTTGGCTACATTCCCCAAGATGAGCAGTTGGAAGAGCGCCGCGCCCGGATCGAGCAGGCGTTGCGCTACCTGGCGCTGATCCAGCCGTTGCCGGCGCCGCAATACGAACCGGTGCAGGAGCAGAACTGGATGGAGGCCTGGAAGCGGCATTACAAGCCCTTCACCATCGGTGAGCGCTTGCACATCGTGCCCGCCTGGCTGGCAGACGGCGCCACGGCCGAGGGCGGGCGCGTGCAGGTGCGCATTGAGCCGGGCATGGCCTTTGGCACGGGGGTGCACCCCACTACGCAGTTGTGCCTGCAACTCGTCGAGCAGTGTGTGCAGCCGGGCAACACCATCATCGATATCGGCTGCGGCTCGGCCATTCTGGCGATTGCCGCCAAAAAGCTCGGGGCAGGCCAGGCGCTCGGCGTGGATATTGACCCGCAATCGATGGACAATGCCCGCGAGAACGCTGCGCTGAACCATGTGGAGATTGAAATCGGCCTGGGCTCGGTGGCCGAAGTGCTGGCGGGCGAATACAGCCTGCAGCAGGCCGATGTGGTGCTGGCCAACATCCTGGCGCCGGTGCTGGTGCGCCTGCTGGCGGCCGGCTTGGGCCGCCTGGTGGCGCCGGGTGGCACGCTGGTGCTCTCGGGAATTCTCAACGAGCAGGAGCCGGAGCTGCGCCGTGCGTTGGCGGCGGCTGGCTTTGGTATCCTCACGGAGCAGCGCAGCGGGGATTGGCTGGCGCTGGCGGCTCAAGCTATAAAGCTTTAA